Proteins from one Streptomyces sp. NBC_00390 genomic window:
- a CDS encoding amino acid permease has protein sequence MTSMQVDQHNDSKEAAGADEGYQRGLGARQIQMIAIGGAIGTGLFLGAGKAISMAGPSLILAYAIAGLVIFFIMRALGELLMYRPVSGSFSEYAREFVGPFAGFVTGWTYWLFWVVTGMTEVTAAAQYMTYWFDIPQWVSALIFTIVLYGANLISVKLFGELEFWFSMVKVTAIIGMILICLGILTLGFSDAGDTASVTHLWADGGFFPKGIGGTLMTLQIVMFAFLAVELVGVTAGESKDPEKTLPKAINTVPWRIAVFYVGALIMILSVVSWTNFEPGVSPFVAAFDKMGLAVGAGIVNFVVLTAALSSCNSGMYSTGRMLRDLALNGQGPKLFTRLTKSGTPLIGTTFSALLMMFGVWINYQWPGEAFEKVVSFATISGMWAWIMILVCQIRYRAKANRGELPQSTFKAPGAPFTSWFALAFIGMVIVMMGMDEGARTALWPGVPVWALITGVGYLALKRKSRKNAEDKPKTDTVGR, from the coding sequence ATGACCTCAATGCAGGTCGACCAGCACAACGACAGCAAAGAGGCCGCGGGCGCGGACGAGGGCTACCAGCGAGGACTGGGAGCCCGGCAGATCCAGATGATCGCGATCGGCGGTGCCATCGGCACCGGCCTCTTCCTCGGCGCGGGCAAGGCCATCTCGATGGCCGGACCGAGCCTCATCCTGGCCTACGCCATCGCGGGCCTGGTCATCTTCTTCATCATGCGGGCCCTGGGCGAACTGCTCATGTACCGCCCCGTCTCGGGGTCCTTCTCCGAGTACGCGCGAGAGTTCGTCGGGCCCTTCGCGGGCTTCGTCACCGGCTGGACGTACTGGCTGTTCTGGGTCGTCACCGGAATGACCGAAGTCACCGCGGCCGCCCAGTACATGACGTACTGGTTCGACATCCCGCAGTGGGTCTCCGCGCTGATCTTCACGATCGTCCTCTACGGCGCCAACCTGATCTCCGTGAAGCTCTTCGGCGAGCTCGAGTTCTGGTTCTCGATGGTCAAGGTCACCGCCATCATCGGCATGATCCTGATCTGCCTCGGCATCCTCACCCTCGGCTTCTCCGACGCCGGTGACACCGCGTCCGTCACCCACCTGTGGGCCGACGGCGGCTTCTTCCCCAAGGGCATCGGCGGCACCCTGATGACCCTGCAGATCGTGATGTTCGCCTTCCTCGCGGTCGAGCTGGTCGGCGTCACCGCCGGCGAGTCCAAGGACCCGGAGAAGACCCTGCCCAAGGCGATCAACACCGTCCCGTGGCGTATCGCCGTCTTCTACGTCGGCGCGCTGATCATGATCCTCTCGGTGGTCTCCTGGACCAACTTCGAGCCGGGCGTATCGCCGTTCGTCGCCGCCTTCGACAAGATGGGCCTCGCCGTCGGCGCCGGCATCGTCAACTTCGTGGTGCTCACCGCCGCCCTGTCGTCCTGCAACTCGGGCATGTACTCCACCGGCCGCATGCTGCGCGACCTCGCGCTCAACGGCCAGGGCCCGAAGCTGTTCACCCGCCTGACCAAGAGCGGCACGCCGCTCATCGGCACCACCTTCTCGGCCCTGCTGATGATGTTCGGTGTCTGGATCAACTACCAGTGGCCGGGCGAGGCGTTCGAGAAGGTCGTCTCCTTCGCGACCATCTCCGGAATGTGGGCCTGGATCATGATCCTGGTCTGCCAGATCCGCTACCGGGCGAAGGCCAACCGCGGCGAGCTGCCCCAGTCGACCTTCAAGGCGCCGGGTGCCCCCTTCACCAGCTGGTTCGCGCTGGCCTTCATCGGCATGGTCATCGTGATGATGGGCATGGACGAGGGCGCGCGGACCGCGCTGTGGCCGGGAGTTCCGGTGTGGGCGCTGATCACGGGCGTCGGCTACCTCGCTCTGAAGAGGAAGAGCAGGAAGAACGCCGAGGACAAGCCCAAGACGGACACCGTCGGCCGCTGA
- a CDS encoding LmeA family phospholipid-binding protein, with protein sequence MNRTLAMKRTLARLRGRRLWTVLGLSTVFAALPVADRVAAARAEARLADRIAHRQSAVVGTPQVRIDAFPFLLSAAEGTFSRVEVRADAVTGEGRPVQAAIELRDVREEAGGYTAARADARFTAPFGSLVTGLGPDASLSAAGSRQVRMDRVVLGLPLSVTAELRLAGRTVTMVPVAASFAGRQIDPADPRVAQVFAGRERAVPELPAGLGPTDVSVTGAGVTLHARGDDVRLNRDPSGAV encoded by the coding sequence ATGAACCGCACCCTCGCAATGAAGCGCACACTCGCGCGCCTGCGCGGGCGGCGGCTGTGGACCGTGCTGGGGCTGAGCACGGTGTTCGCCGCGCTGCCTGTGGCCGACCGGGTCGCCGCGGCTCGCGCCGAGGCAAGGCTCGCGGACCGGATCGCGCACCGGCAGAGCGCGGTGGTCGGCACCCCGCAGGTGCGGATCGACGCGTTTCCGTTTCTGCTGAGCGCGGCCGAGGGGACCTTCTCCAGGGTCGAGGTACGGGCGGACGCCGTCACCGGCGAAGGACGGCCGGTACAGGCGGCAATAGAGCTGCGCGACGTCCGTGAGGAGGCGGGTGGGTACACGGCGGCGCGCGCGGACGCGCGGTTCACCGCGCCCTTCGGATCGCTCGTCACCGGCCTCGGCCCGGACGCGTCGCTGTCCGCGGCCGGCTCCCGGCAGGTGCGGATGGACCGCGTGGTCCTCGGTCTGCCGCTGTCCGTCACGGCCGAACTCCGGCTCGCCGGACGCACCGTCACGATGGTCCCGGTCGCCGCGTCGTTCGCCGGCCGGCAGATCGACCCGGCCGACCCGCGTGTCGCCCAGGTCTTCGCGGGCCGGGAGCGTGCCGTGCCGGAACTGCCCGCCGGTCTCGGTCCGACGGATGTCTCGGTCACCGGCGCGGGCGTGACGCTGCACGCCCGCGGGGACGACGTCCGGCTCAACCGGGACCCTTCCGGGGCCGTGTGA
- a CDS encoding MMPL family transporter has translation MLLSVGRWCARRPKRTVAAWLLLLTTLAVAVGAFGKVTTEAVTIPGSDSQAARDAGEAFADAASGRQPVVLYAPAGEAPLTSAAQRQAVERAAQAIAELDHVVAVATPYDPAGGTALSSDGRTGSISVELDLTGRDITPGITQGIVDAAAPAAEAGIEVTAGGDLAAAADKGSTGHSEVIGLAAAFVILAVGFGTLVAAGVPLLTGALALAVSLCAIGLVGHLVDMPDSGTTIAAMIGLGVGIDYTLFCLTRFRELSAAGVGTVDAAARTMAGSGRAVVFAGCAVIAALAGLALGGLPLLHALALAPGIAVLVAVAATLTLLPAVLALLGPRLTPKGTPRGPAGPGSDAAARPRGWGRIAAYVAARPWRCLAAGLVLTGVLAAPAVQLTFGQLDAGDRPVGTASRTAYDRLTAAFGPGASGPLQVTDTLPSPAAAPDDTRIAAVTAALRAAPGVAAAGPVELSPDGSHARWQVTPATAPGDPATADLVHRLRDDTLPEATAGSGQVTHVGGPTAAQADLNERLARRMPLVVGFVLAVAGLLLLVAFRSPVVAVKAAVMNLVSVAAAYGVLTAVFQWGWGAPLIGLEGPVPIPGYVPLLMFAVLFGLSTDYEVFLLSAVRAAYVRDGDNRRSVISGLAGTGRIITSAALIMVSVFLSYLLSDDPVVKMFGIGLATAVALDATVVRGILVPSTMVLLGRANWWLPVWLDRLLPHLDIEDDGHGPAPAAPAPDAAAGSALASSGGAS, from the coding sequence ATGCTCCTGTCCGTCGGGCGCTGGTGCGCCCGCAGACCCAAGCGCACCGTGGCCGCGTGGCTGCTGCTGCTCACCACCCTGGCCGTCGCGGTGGGCGCGTTCGGGAAGGTCACCACCGAGGCCGTCACCATCCCCGGCAGCGACAGCCAGGCGGCGCGTGACGCCGGCGAGGCGTTCGCCGACGCGGCCTCCGGCCGGCAGCCCGTCGTCCTGTACGCGCCCGCCGGCGAGGCACCCCTCACCTCGGCCGCACAGCGGCAGGCGGTCGAGCGGGCGGCACAGGCCATCGCGGAGCTGGACCATGTCGTGGCCGTCGCCACGCCCTACGATCCGGCGGGCGGGACCGCGCTCAGCTCCGACGGACGCACCGGCAGCATCTCGGTCGAACTCGACCTCACCGGGCGGGACATCACCCCCGGGATCACCCAGGGCATCGTCGACGCGGCCGCTCCGGCCGCCGAGGCCGGCATCGAGGTCACCGCCGGAGGCGATCTCGCGGCGGCCGCGGACAAGGGCTCCACCGGCCACAGTGAGGTCATCGGGCTCGCGGCCGCCTTCGTGATCCTCGCGGTGGGCTTCGGCACTCTCGTCGCGGCCGGGGTGCCTCTGCTCACCGGCGCGCTCGCACTCGCCGTCTCGCTCTGTGCGATCGGCCTGGTGGGGCACCTCGTCGACATGCCGGACTCGGGCACCACGATCGCGGCGATGATCGGTCTCGGCGTGGGCATCGACTACACCCTGTTCTGCCTGACCCGCTTCCGTGAGCTGTCGGCAGCGGGCGTGGGCACCGTGGACGCGGCCGCGCGCACCATGGCCGGTTCCGGCAGGGCCGTGGTCTTCGCGGGCTGCGCGGTCATCGCCGCGCTCGCCGGTCTCGCTCTGGGAGGGCTGCCGTTGCTCCACGCCCTGGCGCTCGCGCCGGGCATCGCCGTACTCGTCGCCGTGGCGGCCACGCTGACCCTGCTGCCGGCCGTGCTGGCGCTGCTCGGGCCGAGACTCACTCCGAAGGGCACCCCGCGGGGGCCGGCGGGTCCAGGCAGCGACGCCGCTGCCCGCCCTCGTGGCTGGGGCCGCATCGCCGCGTACGTCGCCGCCCGGCCGTGGCGCTGCCTGGCGGCCGGTCTGGTGCTGACCGGCGTACTGGCCGCGCCCGCCGTCCAGTTGACCTTCGGCCAGCTGGACGCGGGCGACAGGCCCGTGGGGACGGCGAGCCGTACCGCGTACGACAGGCTGACCGCGGCCTTCGGACCTGGTGCAAGCGGACCGCTCCAGGTCACCGACACCCTTCCCTCCCCGGCGGCCGCCCCGGACGACACCCGGATCGCGGCGGTCACCGCCGCCCTGCGGGCCGCCCCCGGCGTGGCCGCGGCCGGACCGGTCGAGCTGAGTCCCGACGGCAGCCACGCGCGCTGGCAGGTCACCCCGGCCACCGCGCCCGGGGACCCCGCCACCGCCGATCTCGTGCACCGGCTGCGGGACGACACGCTGCCCGAGGCCACCGCCGGCAGCGGTCAGGTGACCCATGTCGGCGGCCCCACGGCCGCCCAGGCCGACCTCAACGAGCGTCTGGCCCGGCGGATGCCGCTGGTGGTCGGTTTCGTCCTCGCCGTCGCGGGACTGCTGCTCCTTGTGGCCTTCCGCTCCCCCGTCGTCGCCGTGAAGGCCGCGGTGATGAACCTGGTGTCGGTCGCCGCCGCCTACGGGGTGCTCACCGCGGTCTTCCAGTGGGGCTGGGGTGCGCCCCTGATCGGCCTGGAAGGGCCCGTACCGATACCCGGCTACGTCCCGCTGCTGATGTTCGCCGTGCTGTTCGGGCTCTCGACGGACTACGAGGTGTTCCTGCTCAGCGCCGTCCGGGCGGCCTACGTGCGCGACGGCGACAACCGGCGGTCGGTGATCAGCGGGCTGGCCGGGACCGGGCGGATCATCACCTCCGCCGCGCTGATCATGGTCAGCGTCTTTCTGAGCTATCTGCTGTCCGACGATCCCGTGGTGAAGATGTTCGGCATCGGCCTTGCCACGGCCGTGGCTCTGGACGCGACGGTCGTCCGCGGCATTCTCGTCCCGTCCACGATGGTCCTGCTCGGCCGGGCCAACTGGTGGCTGCCCGTATGGCTGGACCGGCTCTTGCCGCACCTGGACATCGAGGACGACGGCCACGGTCCGGCGCCGGCCGCGCCCGCGCCCGACGCGGCTGCGGGCAGCGCCCTGGCGAGCAGCGGCGGTGCGTCATGA
- a CDS encoding TetR/AcrR family transcriptional regulator yields the protein MEKQPVRRPAHSAQGPAAERAPDGRTERGRQTRQKIADALLALLDEGESQFPADRVAERAGVSRRLVFHHFADMDQLVDTAITRRLEQLIAQIKPLPTDGPRTARVAALTEQRARILEWMTPARLAILRREQPSERVEEATRQVQDFARGRLAEVFALELDRVPEERRTDLLNGLDAATTWGAWYHWRSVGLDTGAARRAMDTTVHALLAATDPPSPAS from the coding sequence GTGGAGAAGCAGCCCGTCCGACGGCCGGCACACAGCGCGCAGGGCCCTGCCGCGGAGCGCGCTCCGGACGGCCGTACCGAGCGCGGGCGGCAGACCCGGCAGAAGATCGCCGACGCCCTGCTGGCTCTGCTCGACGAGGGCGAGTCGCAATTCCCGGCGGACCGGGTCGCCGAGCGCGCAGGTGTCTCCCGGCGCCTGGTGTTCCATCACTTCGCCGACATGGACCAGCTGGTGGACACCGCGATCACACGGCGGCTGGAGCAGCTGATCGCGCAGATCAAGCCGCTGCCGACCGACGGCCCGCGTACGGCACGGGTGGCGGCGCTCACCGAACAGCGCGCCCGGATCCTGGAGTGGATGACCCCGGCCCGGCTGGCGATCCTGCGCCGGGAGCAGCCGTCCGAGCGCGTCGAGGAGGCCACCCGGCAGGTCCAGGACTTCGCTCGTGGCCGACTGGCCGAGGTCTTCGCCCTGGAGCTCGACCGGGTGCCCGAGGAGCGTAGAACGGACCTGCTCAACGGGCTGGACGCGGCCACCACATGGGGCGCCTGGTACCACTGGCGCAGCGTCGGCCTGGACACCGGGGCGGCCCGCCGCGCGATGGACACCACCGTGCACGCCCTGCTCGCCGCCACCGACCCGCCCTCGCCGGCCTCATGA
- a CDS encoding M67 family metallopeptidase: MLTITQALYDQIVAHARADHPDEACGVVAGPEGSGRPERFIPMLNAARSPTFYEFDSGDLLKLYRELDDRDEEPVIIYHSHTATQAYPSRTDVSYANEPGAHYVLVSTADTDGEGPFQFRSFRIVDGEITEEEVKVVEAY; the protein is encoded by the coding sequence ATGCTGACCATCACCCAGGCCCTCTACGACCAGATCGTGGCGCACGCCCGCGCAGACCACCCCGACGAGGCCTGCGGCGTGGTCGCAGGACCCGAGGGCAGCGGCCGCCCCGAGCGCTTCATCCCGATGCTGAACGCCGCCCGCTCGCCCACGTTCTACGAGTTCGACTCGGGCGACCTGCTCAAGCTCTACCGGGAGCTGGACGACCGCGACGAAGAGCCGGTGATCATCTACCACTCGCACACCGCGACCCAGGCTTATCCGTCGCGCACCGACGTCAGCTACGCCAACGAGCCCGGAGCGCACTACGTCCTGGTCTCCACCGCCGACACCGACGGCGAGGGCCCCTTCCAGTTCCGCTCGTTCCGCATCGTGGACGGCGAGATCACCGAAGAAGAGGTCAAGGTCGTCGAGGCGTACTGA
- a CDS encoding putative leader peptide produces the protein MVFHDVSDKTPSTVLLVARLHVDLCRLASAMCTAHAAA, from the coding sequence ATGGTTTTCCACGACGTGAGCGACAAGACGCCGAGCACCGTGCTGCTCGTGGCGCGCCTGCACGTCGATCTGTGCCGCCTCGCCAGCGCGATGTGTACGGCCCACGCCGCGGCCTGA
- a CDS encoding MoaD/ThiS family protein produces the protein MAIEVRIPTILRTYTGGAKAVEGTGDTLAELFADLESRHTGIQERIVDGDQLRRFVNVYLNDEDVRFLDGISTKLADGDSVTILPAVAGGMH, from the coding sequence ATGGCCATCGAGGTCCGCATCCCGACCATCCTCCGCACCTACACCGGCGGCGCCAAGGCCGTCGAGGGCACCGGAGACACCCTTGCCGAGCTGTTCGCCGACCTCGAGTCCCGCCACACCGGCATCCAGGAGCGCATCGTCGACGGCGACCAGCTGCGCCGCTTCGTGAACGTCTACCTCAACGACGAGGACGTCCGCTTCCTCGACGGCATCTCCACCAAGCTCGCCGACGGCGACAGCGTCACCATCCTCCCGGCCGTGGCCGGCGGAATGCACTGA
- a CDS encoding PLP-dependent cysteine synthase family protein — protein sequence MRYDSPLAAVGNTPLVRLPRLSPSDDVRIWAKLEDRNPTGSIKDRPALHMVEQAEKDGRLTPGCTILEPTSGNTGISLAMAAKLKGYRIVCVMPENTSQERRDLLAMWGAEIISSPAAGGSNTAVRVAKELAGQNPSWVMLYQYGNPDNAGAHYATTGPEILADLPSVTHFVAGLGTTGTLMGVGRYLREQKPDIKIVAAEPRYDDLVYGLRNLDEGFVPELYDASVLTTRFSVGSADAVTRTRELLQQEGIFAGVSTGAALHAAIGVGNKAVKAGESADIVFVVADGGWKYLSTGVYTAETTEAAIETLQGQLWA from the coding sequence ATGCGTTACGACTCCCCGCTGGCGGCGGTCGGCAACACCCCGCTGGTCCGGCTCCCGCGACTGTCCCCCTCGGACGACGTCCGGATCTGGGCCAAGCTCGAGGACCGCAACCCGACCGGCTCGATCAAGGACCGCCCCGCGCTCCACATGGTCGAGCAGGCGGAGAAGGACGGCCGGCTGACGCCGGGCTGCACCATCCTCGAGCCCACCAGCGGAAACACGGGCATCTCCCTGGCCATGGCCGCGAAGCTCAAGGGCTACCGCATCGTCTGCGTCATGCCGGAGAACACCTCCCAGGAACGCCGCGACCTGCTCGCCATGTGGGGAGCGGAGATCATCTCCTCCCCGGCGGCCGGCGGCTCCAACACGGCGGTGCGCGTCGCCAAGGAGCTCGCCGGGCAGAACCCGAGCTGGGTGATGCTCTACCAGTACGGCAACCCGGACAACGCGGGCGCCCACTACGCCACCACCGGCCCGGAGATCCTCGCCGACCTGCCCTCCGTCACACACTTCGTGGCCGGTCTCGGCACCACGGGCACGCTGATGGGCGTCGGCCGCTACCTGCGCGAGCAGAAGCCCGACATCAAGATCGTCGCCGCCGAGCCGCGCTACGACGACCTGGTCTACGGGCTGCGCAACCTGGACGAGGGCTTCGTCCCCGAGCTGTACGACGCCTCGGTGCTGACCACCCGCTTCTCCGTGGGCTCCGCGGACGCGGTCACCCGCACCCGGGAACTTCTCCAGCAGGAGGGCATCTTCGCGGGCGTCTCGACAGGCGCGGCGCTCCACGCGGCGATCGGCGTCGGCAACAAGGCCGTGAAGGCGGGCGAGTCCGCGGACATCGTGTTCGTGGTGGCCGACGGCGGCTGGAAGTACCTGTCGACGGGCGTCTACACGGCTGAGACGACGGAGGCGGCGATCGAGACTCTGCAAGGTCAACTCTGGGCCTGA
- a CDS encoding type II toxin-antitoxin system PemK/MazF family toxin, with the protein MDTSWWLAVAAVVVLALVAAVMDGRGRAARRPGGRVRPPGRPGERARRPKTGPVPGEIWWAEVPYEDRPGAKDRPCLVLAVRGDKALVAKITSRYHDERPGVIALPPGTVGDAEGRPSFLETDELRDVRVWEFRRRVGVMDPTVWDQVRHLAR; encoded by the coding sequence ATGGATACGTCCTGGTGGCTCGCGGTGGCCGCCGTGGTCGTGCTGGCGCTGGTCGCCGCGGTGATGGACGGCCGCGGGCGCGCTGCTCGCCGGCCAGGTGGGCGTGTACGTCCGCCGGGGCGGCCGGGTGAGCGGGCACGCAGGCCGAAGACGGGGCCGGTGCCGGGTGAGATCTGGTGGGCGGAGGTGCCCTACGAGGACCGGCCGGGCGCGAAGGACAGGCCGTGTCTGGTGCTCGCGGTACGAGGCGACAAGGCGCTGGTCGCCAAGATCACCAGCCGGTATCACGACGAGCGCCCGGGTGTGATCGCGCTGCCGCCGGGGACGGTGGGCGATGCGGAGGGACGGCCGAGCTTCCTGGAGACGGACGAGCTGCGGGATGTGCGGGTGTGGGAGTTCCGGCGCCGCGTGGGAGTGATGGATCCGACGGTCTGGGACCAGGTGCGCCACCTGGCCCGTTGA
- a CDS encoding MBL fold metallo-hydrolase, whose translation MKLTVVGCSGSFPSAESACSSYLVEADGFRLLLDMGNGALGELQRHCGLYDLDAIFLSHLHADHCIDMCGYFVARYYRQDGGRCAPLPVYGPEGTEQRLTTAYADTPSAASMSEVFDFHTLKAGTFDIGPFTVRTEKVAHPVEAYGIRVEHAGRSLTYSGDTGVCEALHELADGTDLFLCEASFTHGKEDIPDLHLNGREAGAHARRANVGRLVLTHIPPWTDAEQTLADARAVYEGPTEVATAGAVYEI comes from the coding sequence ATGAAGCTCACCGTCGTCGGCTGCTCGGGGTCGTTCCCGTCCGCGGAATCGGCCTGCTCGAGCTACCTCGTAGAGGCCGACGGCTTCCGGCTGCTCCTCGACATGGGCAACGGAGCCCTGGGCGAGTTGCAGCGCCACTGCGGTCTCTACGACCTCGACGCCATTTTCCTCAGCCACCTCCACGCGGACCACTGCATCGACATGTGCGGGTACTTCGTCGCCCGCTACTACCGCCAGGACGGCGGCCGCTGCGCTCCCCTCCCGGTGTACGGCCCCGAGGGCACCGAACAGCGCCTGACCACTGCATACGCGGACACCCCTTCCGCCGCCTCGATGAGCGAGGTGTTCGACTTCCACACACTGAAGGCCGGCACGTTCGACATCGGCCCGTTCACCGTGCGCACGGAGAAGGTGGCCCACCCTGTCGAGGCCTACGGCATCCGCGTGGAGCACGCCGGCAGGTCGCTGACGTACTCCGGCGACACCGGAGTCTGCGAGGCGCTGCACGAACTCGCCGACGGCACGGACCTGTTCCTGTGCGAGGCCTCCTTCACGCACGGCAAGGAGGACATCCCGGACCTCCACCTCAACGGCCGCGAGGCCGGAGCGCACGCCCGCCGGGCGAACGTCGGCCGGCTGGTGCTGACCCACATCCCGCCGTGGACGGACGCCGAGCAGACCCTGGCCGACGCCCGCGCGGTGTACGAAGGCCCGACCGAGGTCGCGACCGCGGGCGCGGTGTACGAGATCTAG
- a CDS encoding PTS transporter subunit EIIC: MSTATAALPAKKWGSGLFQGLQKVGRSLQLPIAVLPAAGILLRLGQPDVFGADGLGWDKVASVFATAGDAVFANLPLLFCIGVAIGFAKKSDGSTALAALVGFLVYKNVLTAFPVTEAVVNTSGNKGVDVAATYNNPGVLGGIVVGLLAAVLWQRFHRTKLVDWLGFFNGRRLVPIIMAFVGVVVGVFFGLVWEPIGEVISSFGEWMTGLGAAGAGLFGAINRALIPIGMHQFVNTVAWFQIGDFTNAAGEVVHGDLNRFFAGDPEAGLFMSGFFPIMMFGLPAAALAIAHTARPDRRKAVTGMMISLALTSFVTGVTEPIEFSFMFIAPLLYAIHAVLTAVSMAVTWALGVHAGFTFSAGLIDLGLGWNKATQPWMIIPIGLAFAAIYYVLFRFAITKFNLPTPGREPDDEVEDLTKA, from the coding sequence ATGAGTACGGCTACCGCGGCCCTGCCCGCAAAGAAGTGGGGATCAGGCCTGTTCCAGGGCCTGCAGAAGGTGGGTCGAAGCCTTCAGCTGCCCATCGCCGTCCTGCCCGCCGCGGGCATCCTGCTGCGCCTTGGCCAGCCCGACGTCTTCGGTGCCGACGGCCTCGGCTGGGACAAGGTCGCATCGGTGTTCGCCACCGCCGGTGACGCCGTCTTCGCCAACCTGCCCCTGCTCTTCTGCATCGGTGTGGCCATCGGCTTCGCCAAGAAGTCCGACGGCTCCACGGCCCTGGCCGCACTGGTCGGCTTCCTGGTCTACAAGAACGTCCTCACCGCGTTCCCGGTCACCGAAGCCGTGGTCAACACGAGCGGGAACAAGGGTGTGGATGTCGCCGCGACGTACAACAACCCGGGTGTCCTCGGCGGCATCGTGGTGGGTCTGCTCGCTGCGGTGCTGTGGCAGCGCTTCCACCGGACCAAGCTGGTGGACTGGCTCGGCTTCTTCAACGGCCGCCGGCTCGTTCCGATCATCATGGCGTTCGTCGGGGTGGTCGTGGGTGTCTTCTTCGGTCTGGTCTGGGAGCCGATCGGCGAGGTCATCTCCAGCTTCGGCGAGTGGATGACCGGGCTGGGCGCGGCGGGCGCCGGCCTGTTCGGTGCCATCAACCGTGCGCTGATCCCGATCGGCATGCACCAGTTCGTGAACACCGTCGCCTGGTTCCAGATAGGTGACTTCACGAACGCGGCCGGCGAGGTCGTCCACGGCGACCTGAACCGCTTCTTCGCCGGTGACCCGGAAGCCGGGCTGTTCATGTCGGGCTTCTTCCCGATCATGATGTTCGGCCTGCCGGCCGCGGCCCTGGCCATCGCGCACACCGCTCGTCCCGATCGCCGCAAGGCCGTGACCGGCATGATGATCTCGCTCGCGCTGACCTCGTTCGTCACCGGTGTGACCGAGCCGATCGAGTTCTCCTTCATGTTCATCGCGCCGCTGCTGTACGCGATCCACGCCGTGCTGACCGCCGTTTCGATGGCTGTCACCTGGGCGCTGGGGGTTCATGCGGGCTTCACGTTCTCCGCCGGCCTGATCGACCTGGGCCTCGGCTGGAACAAGGCCACCCAACCCTGGATGATCATCCCGATCGGACTGGCCTTCGCGGCGATCTACTACGTGCTCTTCCGCTTCGCGATCACCAAGTTCAATCTGCCGACCCCGGGCCGCGAGCCCGATGACGAGGTCGAGGACCTCACGAAGGCGTAG
- a CDS encoding PTS transporter subunit EIIC: MSTESAAAPRPKRRQGLFQGLQKVGRSLMLPVAVLPAAGLLVSLGRLLEASLHGDFWDRTSEVLIKGGTGILDGSLGLPLLFCIGVAIGFAKKADGSTALAAVAGFLVYYNVLKAFPVGGTETKALPDGIPQNPGVLGGITIGLLTAVIWQRYHRTKLVDWLGFFNGRRLVPIIMAFVCCVLGVVFGLLWEPVGDALTWFSKQLIGLGAWGAGLFGVANRLLLPVGMHHFLNIFVWLQAGEFTTPDGTVVQGDLTRFFAEDPNAGQFMSDFFPIMMFGLPAAALAMTHCARPEHRKRVGGLMFSVALTSFVTGVTEPIEFSFMFVAPLLYGMHALLTGASMAITWALGVHAGFTFSAGLIDYVVNWHLDTKPWLIIPIGACFAVVYYVLFRFAITVFDIPTPGRGPEELEEELERDSTKA, encoded by the coding sequence ATGAGCACCGAGAGCGCTGCCGCGCCCCGACCGAAGCGGCGGCAGGGTCTCTTCCAGGGGCTGCAGAAGGTCGGCCGGAGCCTGATGCTTCCCGTGGCCGTCCTCCCGGCGGCAGGTCTGCTGGTCAGCCTGGGCCGACTCCTCGAGGCTTCTCTCCACGGCGACTTCTGGGACAGGACGTCCGAGGTGCTCATCAAGGGCGGCACCGGCATCCTCGACGGCAGCCTCGGACTGCCGCTGCTCTTCTGCATCGGTGTCGCGATCGGCTTCGCGAAAAAGGCCGACGGCTCGACCGCACTCGCCGCCGTTGCGGGCTTTCTCGTCTACTACAACGTGCTCAAGGCGTTCCCGGTCGGCGGTACGGAGACCAAAGCACTCCCGGACGGCATCCCGCAGAATCCGGGCGTGCTCGGGGGCATCACGATCGGCCTGCTCACCGCCGTCATCTGGCAGCGCTACCACCGCACCAAGCTGGTGGACTGGCTCGGCTTCTTCAACGGACGCCGGCTCGTCCCGATCATCATGGCGTTCGTCTGCTGCGTGCTGGGCGTGGTGTTCGGACTGCTGTGGGAGCCGGTGGGGGACGCGCTGACATGGTTCTCCAAGCAGCTGATCGGCCTCGGCGCATGGGGTGCGGGCCTGTTCGGTGTCGCCAACCGGCTGCTGCTCCCCGTCGGCATGCACCACTTCCTGAACATCTTCGTCTGGCTCCAGGCAGGTGAGTTCACCACGCCGGACGGCACCGTGGTGCAGGGCGACCTGACGCGCTTCTTCGCCGAGGATCCGAACGCGGGGCAATTCATGTCCGACTTCTTCCCGATCATGATGTTCGGCCTGCCGGCTGCCGCACTCGCGATGACGCACTGCGCCCGCCCCGAACACCGCAAGCGGGTCGGCGGCCTGATGTTCTCGGTGGCACTCACCTCCTTCGTCACCGGCGTGACCGAGCCGATCGAGTTCTCCTTCATGTTCGTGGCACCGCTGCTGTACGGGATGCACGCGCTGCTCACCGGCGCATCGATGGCCATCACCTGGGCCCTCGGCGTGCATGCGGGCTTCACTTTCTCGGCAGGGCTGATCGACTACGTCGTCAACTGGCACCTGGATACGAAGCCGTGGCTGATCATCCCGATCGGTGCGTGTTTCGCGGTGGTCTATTACGTGCTCTTCCGGTTCGCGATCACGGTCTTCGACATTCCGACGCCGGGGCGGGGGCCGGAGGAGCTCGAGGAGGAACTGGAGCGGGACTCGACCAAGGCGTAG